A section of the Fusarium falciforme chromosome 8, complete sequence genome encodes:
- a CDS encoding Utp12 domain-containing protein: MSTKRKASAKVAAPVVRSGARVPNKVTIDESKASIAGPEALQSSQVETIEISSDADSDEDLSDAEVPQQQEEEEEEQQQTTKDLTARLKAAKQKPNGEEEIADSDAEPTSPSFGELLRAENEIIDVPSLLHPSGGAVTQQPTRSALPVPSHQSLTTVLSQALRTDDTDLLESCLHTTDLSTIRNTIERLDSSLAGILLGKLASRLHRRPGRAGNLMTWVQWTLVAHGGALASQPKAIHSLAGLQKVLAERAKGLSSLLALKGKLDMLEGQMDLRRKMSRSAGLHTGGDSDSDSDDEDVIWVEGEDDAARTPGRRRGLDGEFDDSDDDLDVPVTNGFIGDSDDEEEESAGEEGDSDAEESLDEDEVNHDDVDESMGEDEESDAEAAAAPPSKVQKTAGGFGKRR; encoded by the coding sequence ATGTCTACAAAGCGCAAAGCTTCGGCCAAGGTGGCCGCTCCCGTCGTGCGATCCGGCGCCCGAGTCCCCAACAAGGTCACCATCGATGAGTCAAAGGCCTCCATCGCCGGCCCCGAAGCCCTCCAGAGCTCCCAAGTCGAGACGATTGAGATCTCCTCCGACGCCGACAGTGACGAAGACCTCTCAGATGCCGAGGTCCCccagcagcaggaggaggaggaagaggagcagcagcagactaCCAAGGACTTGACCGCGCGCCTAAAAGCCGCCAAGCAGAAGCCCAATGGCGAAGAGGAAATCGCAGATTCTGATGCCGAGCCTACATCGCCTTCATTTGGCGAGCTCCTCCGTGCCGAAAACGAGATCATCGATGTTCCCTCGCTGCTGCACCCCTCGGGTGGTGCTGTCACCCAGCAGCCCACGCGCAGCGCTCTTCCCGTACCTTCTCACCAGTCCCTCACCACTGTCCTTTCGCAGGCTCTCCGCACCGACGACACCGACCTCCTCGAGTCCTGCCTGCACACCACCGACCTCAGCACCATCCGCAACACCATCGAGCGACTCGACAGCTCCCTCGCTGGCATTCTCCTCGGCAAGCTGGCCTCCCGCCTGCACCGCCGTCCTGGCCGCGCCGGCAACCTGATGACGTGGGTTCAGTGGACCCTCGTTGCACACGGTGGTGCCCTGGCTTCGCAGCCCAAGGCCATTCACAGCCTGGCCGGTCTGCAAAAGGTGCTGGCTGAGCGCGCAAAGGGTCTCtccagccttctcgccctcaagggcaagctcGACATGCTTGAGGGTCAGATGGATCTGCGCCGCAAGATGTCCCGATCCGCCGGCCTTCACACTGGTGGTGACTCGGACTCTGActctgatgatgaggacgtTATCTGGGttgagggtgaggatgacGCTGCTCGCACTCCCGGCCGGCGGCGTGGTCTCGATGGGGAGTTTGACGACTCGGATGATGACCTCGATGTCCCCGTGACTAATGGTTTCATCGGCGActctgatgatgaggaggaggaatctGCCGGCGAGGAGGGTGATAGCGATGCCGAGGAGTCcctcgatgaggatgaggtcaACCATGACGATGTGGACGAGTCAAtgggtgaggatgaggagagcGACGCCGAAGCCGCAGCCGCACCGCCGTCCAAGGTTCAGAAGACGGCGGGAGGTTTTGGAAAGCGAAGGTGA